The Vibrio tarriae genome includes a window with the following:
- the yejK gene encoding nucleoid-associated protein YejK, whose product MSLFLSNVILHQLRKNDNDELVVNYRAESLRNDTSTENLVAELHRVFNAKAGKGFGCFKSDSEFQLWLQEMRRGTLPFYEFSQQSAQRLKNELAKYPFADEGILVMAEYQSLATDYLFIGLLPLNQSLKVTEGLDISATDYLDINKMDIVARIDLSSYETDKESKRYLSYIKGRVGRKVADFFLDFLQADIGLDTKQQNQVLMQAVEDFCADAKFEKEEVISYKKQVYEYCNDQIKAGDEVRVQELSGELPPSNEGVNFFDFTREQGYQLEESFPADRSTVRKLTKYVGAGGGLNLSFDSLLLGERVFYDPETDTLTIKGTPPNLRDQLTRLR is encoded by the coding sequence ATGAGCCTATTCCTTTCTAACGTGATTTTGCACCAACTCCGTAAAAATGATAACGATGAATTGGTGGTGAATTATCGCGCCGAATCTCTTCGCAATGATACATCAACTGAAAACTTAGTCGCTGAGTTACATCGTGTTTTTAATGCAAAAGCCGGGAAAGGTTTCGGTTGCTTTAAGTCAGACAGTGAATTCCAGCTTTGGTTGCAAGAGATGCGTCGTGGAACCTTGCCATTCTATGAGTTTTCACAGCAAAGCGCTCAGCGCCTAAAAAATGAGTTAGCCAAGTATCCTTTTGCTGATGAAGGGATCTTAGTGATGGCTGAATATCAATCTTTGGCGACGGATTATCTCTTTATTGGTCTACTGCCTCTCAATCAAAGTTTGAAAGTGACAGAAGGGCTCGACATCAGCGCTACCGACTATCTCGACATCAACAAAATGGATATCGTGGCGCGTATTGATCTTTCGAGCTATGAAACCGACAAAGAGTCCAAACGTTACCTGAGTTACATCAAAGGTCGTGTTGGTCGTAAAGTGGCAGACTTCTTTTTGGACTTTCTACAGGCGGATATTGGCTTAGACACCAAACAGCAAAACCAAGTATTGATGCAGGCGGTGGAAGACTTCTGTGCTGACGCGAAATTCGAAAAAGAGGAAGTGATCAGTTACAAAAAACAGGTGTATGAGTACTGTAACGATCAAATCAAAGCGGGTGATGAAGTCAGAGTGCAAGAGCTCTCCGGCGAGCTACCTCCGAGTAATGAGGGCGTAAACTTCTTCGATTTCACCCGTGAACAAGGCTATCAGTTAGAAGAGAGTTTTCCTGCCGATCGTTCAACGGTTCGTAAGCTAACCAAATACGTAGGTGCGGGTGGCGGCTTAAACTTGAGTTTTGATAGCTTGTTGCTCGGCGAGCGAGTGTTTTACGATCCAGAAACCGATACGCTGACGATTAAAGGCACTCCACCTAATTTGCGTGATCAGTTAACTCGCCTACGTTAA
- a CDS encoding Hpt domain-containing protein, which produces MAQTLFNQGVRKKVVMAIFAAWSLVAALVLWQFSLISSSSRSLDELTNRLMHFRETLYFAQPYRANQAPNLELELSLVLALRMQIEAEQSRIWIRRDVQQLLYQTDRFVEQVRAFLTIELHPTELAERFRESRQRVHADPQLLSAYFQLGAFSFEALFADNRNSPEIYRSLDRILQDSLTLPSREQESLQVALAQVSRLLTQYAEGDNLVGKLLNHAVYEEASMLEEEYHHQLWIMMVILVGASSIAMLCFIVLPSRPQFLPRSASNQENTKFHKLGGMSHQVNIALVEQTLNGDFEAVRQLLKFFLEDHKNDDEQIRSLLLSNPEAAQRHCHSLKSVAASLGAERLKQVAAEIESHLRAGQLPSERALDNLSAYLAETVREAEWHVSRLPSDELSIKRAP; this is translated from the coding sequence ATGGCACAGACTTTATTTAATCAAGGTGTTAGGAAGAAAGTCGTGATGGCTATTTTCGCGGCTTGGAGTTTGGTCGCCGCTTTGGTGTTGTGGCAATTCTCCTTGATCTCTTCCTCCTCACGCAGTCTCGATGAACTCACCAATCGTTTGATGCATTTTCGTGAGACGCTCTATTTTGCGCAGCCCTATCGAGCCAATCAAGCTCCTAATTTGGAGCTTGAGCTGTCATTAGTCTTAGCTTTACGCATGCAGATTGAAGCTGAACAGTCGAGGATATGGATTCGGCGAGATGTGCAGCAGCTCTTGTACCAAACCGATCGATTTGTTGAACAAGTGCGGGCGTTTTTAACCATTGAGCTGCATCCAACGGAGTTGGCTGAGCGCTTTCGTGAAAGTCGTCAGCGTGTGCATGCCGATCCTCAGTTATTGTCAGCGTATTTCCAGTTAGGCGCGTTTAGCTTTGAAGCGTTGTTTGCGGATAATAGAAACAGTCCTGAAATCTATCGAAGTTTAGATCGTATTTTGCAAGATTCTTTAACCTTGCCCAGTCGTGAACAAGAATCGCTGCAAGTTGCTTTGGCACAAGTTTCTCGCTTACTGACACAATACGCCGAAGGCGATAACCTCGTCGGAAAATTGCTCAATCATGCTGTCTATGAAGAGGCGAGTATGCTTGAAGAGGAGTATCACCATCAGCTCTGGATCATGATGGTGATTCTGGTTGGGGCTAGCTCGATAGCGATGCTCTGTTTTATCGTATTGCCATCCCGTCCCCAGTTTTTGCCTCGATCTGCTTCAAACCAAGAAAATACAAAATTTCACAAGCTAGGTGGCATGAGTCATCAAGTCAATATCGCTCTGGTAGAGCAAACGCTGAATGGCGACTTTGAAGCCGTTCGGCAGCTACTCAAGTTTTTTTTGGAAGATCATAAAAATGATGATGAGCAGATCCGTTCGCTGTTACTCAGTAATCCTGAAGCCGCGCAGCGACATTGTCATAGCCTAAAAAGTGTTGCGGCAAGCCTTGGTGCTGAGCGATTAAAGCAGGTCGCTGCTGAAATAGAGAGTCATTTACGAGCGGGGCAGCTCCCAAGTGAAAGAGCCTTGGATAATCTTTCTGCTTATCTGGCTGAAACTGTGCGTGAGGCAGAGTGGCATGTATCGCGATTGCCTTCGGATGAATTATCAATAAAAAGAGCGCCTTAG
- the nhaC gene encoding Na+/H+ antiporter NhaC: protein MLQAQQRLPSLTQVIVSLGLFLLLAFSFTAKLDLPIQLALYIGWFVIMTLGIRLGHKYKDLEKAALNGISNGLGAVLILLAVGALVGTWISGGIVPTIIYYGLKAIHPSIFLLATMVICSLTALATGTSWGAAGTAGIAMMGIGQGLGIPAPITAGAVLSGCYFGDKMSPLSDSVILASSMSNVEVMEHIKGMLPIALISYVITGILFTLFGFHYAGNVDMSQVETVIAAMEQQFYITPYSFVPVLIVLGLLAMRMPSFPVISFGSLLGIVWAVMIQDVDFLQAFNTAWAPYNIESGVSFIDAILNRGGMSSMLGSVAVIVFGLGFGGLLDRVGVLETIAKLFERRVTSPGSLATSTIGTAFMGNVFGSAMYVSLILTPKICAKNYDRLGYQRKNLSRNAEFGGTLTSGMVPWSDNGIYMASILGVATLSYAPFMWLSFVCILVTIITSYCGWFVDKCEPTQAMNEQEVTAEEIQKAPASA, encoded by the coding sequence ATGTTGCAAGCCCAACAACGCCTGCCAAGTTTGACGCAAGTTATCGTCTCGCTTGGCCTATTTTTGCTGTTAGCGTTTTCATTTACCGCAAAACTGGATTTACCGATCCAACTAGCTCTGTATATTGGCTGGTTCGTGATCATGACCTTAGGCATTCGCTTAGGACACAAATACAAAGACTTAGAAAAGGCCGCCCTGAATGGCATTTCAAATGGTTTAGGCGCAGTGCTGATCTTATTGGCGGTCGGTGCTCTTGTCGGAACGTGGATTTCCGGCGGTATTGTGCCAACCATCATCTATTACGGTCTAAAAGCCATTCACCCTTCTATCTTTTTATTAGCCACTATGGTGATTTGTTCATTGACAGCTCTGGCAACGGGAACCTCTTGGGGTGCGGCAGGTACAGCCGGTATTGCCATGATGGGAATTGGGCAAGGCCTTGGTATTCCAGCGCCTATCACTGCAGGTGCTGTACTGTCAGGCTGTTACTTCGGCGATAAGATGTCTCCCCTGTCTGACTCTGTGATCTTAGCCTCTTCGATGTCTAACGTTGAAGTGATGGAACACATTAAAGGCATGTTACCGATTGCTCTGATCAGCTATGTGATCACTGGCATTCTGTTTACTCTGTTTGGTTTCCATTACGCTGGCAACGTCGATATGTCACAAGTAGAGACGGTCATTGCCGCGATGGAACAGCAGTTCTACATCACGCCTTATTCTTTCGTGCCTGTATTGATTGTGCTTGGTTTGTTAGCAATGCGTATGCCTTCTTTCCCAGTGATCAGCTTTGGTTCATTGCTCGGTATCGTTTGGGCTGTGATGATCCAAGATGTCGATTTCCTTCAAGCGTTCAACACCGCATGGGCACCTTACAATATTGAATCTGGCGTAAGCTTTATTGATGCAATTCTTAACCGTGGCGGTATGTCATCCATGCTCGGATCGGTTGCGGTTATCGTCTTCGGTCTTGGTTTTGGTGGTCTGCTCGATAGAGTCGGCGTGCTAGAAACCATCGCCAAACTGTTCGAGCGCCGAGTCACTAGCCCAGGTTCGCTAGCGACCAGCACTATCGGTACCGCCTTTATGGGGAACGTATTTGGTTCTGCGATGTATGTATCACTGATCCTGACCCCAAAAATCTGTGCCAAGAACTACGATCGTTTAGGCTATCAACGTAAGAACTTGTCTCGTAACGCAGAATTCGGCGGTACACTGACCTCTGGCATGGTGCCTTGGAGTGATAACGGCATCTATATGGCGAGCATTTTGGGTGTGGCTACTCTCTCTTATGCACCATTTATGTGGCTAAGTTTCGTGTGTATCCTCGTCACTATCATCACATCTTACTGTGGTTGGTTTGTCGATAAATGTGAACCCACACAGGCCATGAATGAACAAGAAGTGACGGCAGAGGAAATCCAGAAAGCACCGGCTTCTGCATAA
- the asd gene encoding aspartate-semialdehyde dehydrogenase codes for MRVGLVGWRGMVGSVLMQRMVEERDFDLIEPVFFSTSQIGVPAPNFGKDAGMLHDAFDIESLKQLDAVITCQGGSYTEKVYPALRQAGWKGYWIDAASTLRMDKEAIITLDPVNLKQILHGIHHGTKTFVGGNCTVSLMLMALGGLYERGLVEWMSAMTYQAASGAGAQNMRELISQMGVINDAVSSELANPASSILDIDKKVAETMRSGSFPTDNFGVPLAGSLIPWIDVKRDNGQSKEEWKAGVEANKILGLQDSPVPIDGTCVRIGAMRCHSQALTIKLKQNIPLDEIEEMIATHNDWVKVIPNERDITARELTPAKVTGTLSVPVGRLRKMAMGDDFLNAFTVGDQLLWGAAEPLRRTLRIILAEK; via the coding sequence ATGAGAGTAGGTTTAGTAGGTTGGCGTGGCATGGTCGGTTCTGTCCTCATGCAACGCATGGTAGAAGAGCGCGATTTTGATCTGATTGAACCGGTTTTCTTCAGTACATCGCAAATTGGCGTTCCTGCCCCTAATTTTGGTAAAGATGCAGGCATGTTGCACGATGCGTTCGACATTGAGAGCCTCAAGCAGCTTGATGCTGTCATTACCTGCCAAGGCGGTAGTTATACCGAAAAGGTCTACCCAGCACTGCGTCAAGCGGGTTGGAAAGGTTACTGGATCGATGCAGCATCGACATTGCGTATGGATAAAGAGGCGATCATCACTCTGGATCCCGTTAACCTTAAACAAATTCTGCATGGTATTCATCATGGTACAAAAACCTTTGTCGGTGGTAACTGTACTGTGAGCTTAATGTTAATGGCACTTGGTGGCCTGTATGAGCGTGGCTTGGTGGAATGGATGAGCGCTATGACTTACCAAGCAGCATCCGGAGCGGGCGCACAAAACATGCGTGAGCTGATTTCACAAATGGGTGTGATTAATGATGCCGTCAGCTCAGAGCTTGCCAATCCTGCCAGCTCCATTTTGGATATTGATAAGAAAGTGGCTGAAACCATGCGTTCGGGTTCTTTCCCAACCGATAACTTTGGGGTGCCGCTGGCAGGTTCACTGATCCCTTGGATTGACGTGAAACGCGATAATGGCCAAAGCAAAGAAGAGTGGAAAGCGGGTGTAGAAGCCAACAAAATTCTTGGTTTGCAAGATTCTCCAGTACCGATTGATGGTACGTGTGTGCGTATCGGCGCAATGCGTTGCCACTCTCAGGCATTGACCATCAAACTGAAGCAGAACATTCCTCTCGATGAAATCGAGGAGATGATTGCTACTCATAACGATTGGGTCAAAGTGATCCCGAATGAGCGTGACATTACCGCACGTGAACTGACACCCGCTAAAGTAACTGGCACGCTGTCTGTCCCCGTCGGCCGTTTACGCAAAATGGCGATGGGCGATGATTTCCTCAATGCCTTCACGGTTGGCGACCAGCTCTTGTGGGGGGCTGCTGAGCCGCTGCGCCGTACGCTGCGCATCATTTTGGCCGAGAAATAA
- a CDS encoding YchE family NAAT transporter gives MQSFEIAIFLQFFLGLVAAVNPVGIMPVFVSLTGHMTLEEKNKTAATANIAVAIILIIALLAGQMLLDLFSISLDSFRVAGGLLLLSIAFSMMSGKLGEDKQNKQEKSEYISREQIAVVPLAMPLMAGPGAISSTIVYGSRYPNMLDTLGIILTVVAFSFCSWLLFRSAPYIVRLLGQTGINVITRIMGLILGALGIEFIANGLRNLFPGLA, from the coding sequence ATGCAAAGCTTTGAAATTGCCATATTCCTCCAATTTTTTCTCGGCCTTGTGGCTGCAGTAAACCCTGTAGGCATTATGCCGGTATTTGTTTCTCTTACTGGCCACATGACGCTGGAAGAGAAAAATAAAACCGCAGCGACCGCGAATATCGCCGTGGCCATCATCTTGATCATCGCCTTACTGGCGGGTCAAATGCTGCTCGACCTCTTCAGTATTTCTCTCGATTCATTTCGTGTTGCAGGCGGTTTACTGCTGCTTAGCATCGCCTTTTCGATGATGAGCGGTAAGCTCGGTGAGGATAAGCAGAATAAACAGGAAAAATCCGAATACATCAGCCGTGAGCAAATTGCGGTTGTCCCACTGGCGATGCCACTCATGGCCGGACCCGGTGCCATCAGTTCAACGATTGTTTATGGCTCACGTTATCCAAATATGCTGGATACCTTGGGGATTATTTTGACCGTTGTCGCCTTCAGTTTTTGCTCTTGGCTGCTTTTCCGTTCAGCACCGTATATCGTCCGCTTGCTCGGACAAACCGGTATCAACGTAATCACCCGTATCATGGGTCTGATCCTTGGTGCGCTCGGTATTGAATTTATCGCCAATGGACTACGTAACTTGTTTCCCGGCTTAGCGTAA
- the adhE gene encoding bifunctional acetaldehyde-CoA/alcohol dehydrogenase, which produces MPVTNLAELDALVARVKAAQAEFATFSQEQVDKIFRAASLAANQARIPLAQMAVEESGMGIVEDKVIKNHFASEFIYNKYKDEKTCGILEEDDNLGTMTIAEPVGIICGIVPTTNPTSTAIFKSLISLKTRNGIIFSPHPRAKNSTNAAAKLVLDAAIAAGAPKDIIGWIDQPSVELSNALMKHDGIALILATGGPGMVKAAYSSGKPAIGVGAGNVPVVIDETADIKRAVASILMSKTFDNGVVCASEQAAIVVSEVYDEVKERFATHKAHVLSKADADKVRKVLLIDGALNAKIVGQPAAAIAEMAGVKVPADTKVLVGEGLGKVSYDDEFAHEKLSPTLGLFRADNFEDAVAQAVTMVEIGGIGHTSGLYTNQDVNADRIRYFGDKLKTARILVNIPTTHGGIGDLYNFNVAPSLTLGCGSWGGNSISENVGPKHLINKKTVAKRAENMLWHKLPKSIYFRRGSLPIALSDLEGKKRAFLVTDRFLFNNGYADDVVALLKAQGMEVQTFFEVEADPTLSVVEKGAAAMQSFQPDVILALGGGSPMDAAKIMWVMYEHPETHFAELAMRFMDIRKRIYKFPKMGKKAELVCITTTSGTGSEVTPFAVVTDDKTGAKYPLADYELTPQMAIVDANLVMNMPKSLTAFGGYDAVTHALEAYVSVLANEYSDGQALQALKMLKEYLPSSYANGAKDPIAREKVHNAATIAGIAFANAFLGVCHSMAHKIGAEFHLPHGLANALLIANVVRYNANDNPTKQTAFSQYDRPQARRRYAEVADHLGLSQPGDRTAQKIERLLTWLDELKVNLDIPKSIQAAGVAEADFLAKVDELAVEAFDDQCTGANPRYPLIAELKEVLLASYYGKPFVEGQTFEGTTVIVKKADQEAAKAPKAKK; this is translated from the coding sequence ATGCCTGTTACTAATCTGGCTGAACTTGATGCTCTGGTTGCTCGCGTTAAAGCAGCTCAAGCTGAATTTGCTACTTTCTCTCAAGAACAAGTAGACAAAATCTTCCGTGCAGCCTCTCTAGCAGCAAACCAAGCACGTATCCCGCTAGCACAAATGGCGGTAGAAGAATCAGGTATGGGTATTGTTGAAGATAAAGTAATCAAAAACCACTTTGCTTCTGAGTTTATCTACAACAAGTACAAGGACGAAAAAACCTGTGGCATCCTCGAAGAAGATGACAACCTAGGTACTATGACTATCGCTGAGCCTGTTGGCATCATCTGTGGTATCGTCCCAACGACTAACCCAACCTCAACCGCGATCTTCAAATCACTGATTTCTCTGAAGACTCGTAACGGTATCATCTTCTCTCCACACCCACGTGCGAAAAACTCAACCAACGCAGCAGCGAAACTGGTTCTGGATGCGGCAATCGCAGCGGGTGCACCAAAAGACATCATCGGTTGGATTGACCAACCTTCAGTTGAGCTGTCAAACGCTCTGATGAAACACGATGGCATTGCACTGATCCTTGCGACGGGTGGCCCTGGCATGGTGAAAGCGGCTTACTCTTCTGGTAAACCAGCCATCGGTGTAGGTGCAGGTAACGTTCCTGTTGTTATCGATGAAACTGCAGATATCAAACGTGCGGTTGCTTCTATCCTGATGTCTAAAACGTTCGACAACGGTGTAGTGTGTGCTTCTGAGCAAGCGGCTATCGTCGTGAGCGAAGTTTACGACGAAGTGAAAGAGCGTTTCGCAACGCACAAAGCGCACGTCCTGAGCAAAGCGGATGCAGACAAAGTGCGTAAAGTACTGCTGATTGATGGCGCTCTGAACGCGAAGATCGTAGGTCAACCTGCTGCTGCTATCGCTGAAATGGCAGGCGTAAAAGTACCTGCAGACACTAAAGTGCTGGTGGGTGAAGGTCTGGGCAAAGTCTCTTATGACGATGAATTCGCTCACGAGAAACTGTCTCCAACACTTGGCCTGTTCCGTGCTGACAACTTCGAAGATGCGGTTGCTCAAGCGGTGACTATGGTTGAGATCGGCGGTATCGGTCACACCTCAGGTCTGTACACCAACCAAGACGTTAACGCAGACCGTATCCGTTACTTCGGTGACAAACTGAAAACTGCCCGTATTCTTGTCAACATCCCAACCACTCACGGTGGTATCGGTGACCTGTACAACTTCAACGTTGCACCGTCTCTGACTCTGGGCTGTGGTTCTTGGGGTGGTAACTCAATCTCTGAGAACGTAGGTCCTAAGCACCTAATCAACAAGAAAACTGTTGCGAAGCGAGCTGAAAACATGTTGTGGCACAAACTACCTAAGTCTATCTACTTCCGCCGTGGTAGCCTTCCAATCGCGCTGAGCGACCTAGAAGGTAAAAAACGCGCATTCCTAGTTACTGACCGTTTCCTATTCAACAACGGTTATGCAGACGATGTGGTTGCCCTACTGAAAGCGCAAGGCATGGAAGTTCAGACATTCTTCGAAGTAGAAGCGGATCCAACACTGTCTGTCGTAGAAAAAGGCGCGGCAGCAATGCAAAGCTTCCAACCAGATGTGATTCTCGCTCTAGGTGGTGGTTCACCAATGGATGCGGCGAAGATCATGTGGGTAATGTACGAGCACCCAGAAACTCACTTCGCAGAACTGGCCATGCGCTTTATGGACATCCGTAAGCGTATCTACAAGTTCCCTAAAATGGGTAAAAAAGCTGAGCTTGTGTGTATCACTACCACTTCAGGTACGGGTTCAGAAGTGACACCATTTGCGGTTGTGACTGACGACAAGACTGGCGCTAAGTACCCACTGGCAGACTACGAACTGACACCACAAATGGCGATCGTAGATGCGAACCTTGTGATGAACATGCCTAAGTCTCTGACCGCTTTCGGTGGTTACGATGCGGTAACTCACGCACTCGAAGCTTACGTATCTGTTCTTGCGAACGAATACTCAGACGGTCAAGCACTACAAGCGCTGAAGATGCTGAAAGAGTACCTACCTTCTAGCTACGCGAATGGTGCGAAAGATCCAATCGCTCGTGAGAAAGTACACAACGCAGCCACTATCGCTGGTATCGCATTCGCGAACGCGTTCTTGGGTGTATGTCACTCAATGGCGCACAAAATCGGTGCTGAGTTCCACCTACCACACGGTTTGGCGAACGCTCTGCTGATTGCTAACGTAGTACGTTACAACGCGAACGACAACCCAACCAAACAAACGGCATTCTCTCAATACGACCGTCCACAAGCACGTCGTCGTTATGCAGAAGTGGCGGACCACTTAGGTCTGAGCCAACCGGGTGACCGTACTGCGCAGAAGATTGAGCGTCTGCTGACTTGGTTGGATGAACTGAAAGTTAACCTAGACATTCCAAAATCAATCCAAGCTGCGGGTGTAGCAGAAGCAGACTTCCTTGCAAAAGTGGATGAGCTAGCGGTTGAAGCGTTTGATGACCAATGTACTGGTGCAAACCCACGCTACCCACTGATTGCTGAGCTGAAAGAAGTTCTGCTGGCTTCTTACTACGGTAAGCCATTCGTTGAAGGTCAAACTTTCGAAGGCACCACTGTTATCGTAAAGAAAGCAGATCAAGAAGCGGCGAAAGCGCCAAAAGCGAAAAAGTAA
- a CDS encoding DMT family transporter, whose product MTWIFLTLFAAFMQAWRNAFQSRLSGDVTTAGVTLARFLWSSPIAGVYLIALYQWQPAALPTFSSEFWHYVVGASFMQILATALMVKLFKYNNYAVGAGLAKSEALVAAILGMLFFGTQLTVLGWLGVVIGGVGVFMLSSHGGFKQLSLPTVLLGLSSGSAFALTSLWVREASLASQLPFPYSAAWVLLLVISLQTLCLVGYLLIKERSTLYKLWQRPKLVMLTSVSSCLGSIGWFSAMSLQAVPYVKTLGQVEIFFTMLISIFWLGQKVRIKDGFGLILVALAAILVMWT is encoded by the coding sequence ATGACATGGATTTTTCTCACCCTGTTTGCTGCCTTTATGCAAGCATGGCGCAACGCATTCCAGAGCCGTTTATCTGGCGATGTGACAACAGCAGGTGTGACCCTCGCACGCTTTCTCTGGTCAAGCCCGATTGCTGGCGTGTATCTGATCGCACTCTATCAATGGCAACCTGCCGCATTACCCACCTTCTCCAGTGAATTTTGGCATTATGTGGTCGGCGCATCGTTCATGCAGATCCTGGCTACCGCGTTAATGGTCAAGCTTTTTAAATACAACAACTACGCGGTTGGTGCAGGGCTGGCTAAAAGCGAAGCTTTGGTGGCTGCAATCTTGGGTATGCTGTTTTTCGGCACTCAACTCACGGTATTAGGCTGGCTTGGTGTAGTGATTGGCGGGGTTGGAGTCTTTATGCTGAGCAGTCACGGCGGTTTTAAACAGCTTTCACTCCCGACCGTACTTCTTGGCTTGAGCAGCGGTAGCGCATTTGCTCTCACTTCACTCTGGGTTCGTGAAGCCAGTCTCGCCTCACAACTCCCCTTCCCTTACAGTGCAGCTTGGGTATTGTTGTTGGTCATCTCGCTGCAAACACTCTGTTTGGTCGGATACTTGCTCATTAAAGAGAGATCGACCTTGTACAAGCTTTGGCAACGCCCGAAGTTAGTCATGTTGACCAGTGTGAGCAGTTGCTTAGGCTCGATAGGTTGGTTTAGCGCCATGTCATTGCAAGCCGTGCCTTATGTGAAAACGCTTGGCCAAGTGGAGATCTTTTTCACTATGTTGATTTCCATCTTCTGGCTAGGTCAAAAAGTGCGAATTAAAGATGGATTCGGGCTTATCTTAGTGGCTCTGGCCGCTATCTTGGTGATGTGGACCTAA
- a CDS encoding SulP family inorganic anion transporter: MFEFPSFSQHSIKNDVLSGLTVALALVPEAVAFAFVAGVDPMVGLYAAFIVGLITSIFGGRPGMISGATGAMAVVMVSLVASHGVQYLFAAILLTGLLQVAAGLFKLGKFIRMVPHPVMIGFVNGLAIVIFLAQLGQFKAPDLNGVMTWLPQKELLLMLGLVALTMAIIHFLPKLTTAIPSSLAAIVTVTLLVQGLGLETRTVVDFLRAMSGNDAATLAGSLPSFSIPAVPLTWETLTIIFPYALILAAIGLIESLLTLAVLDEMTGTRGQSNRECMGQGLANITCSMFGAMGGCAMIGQSMINVNSGGRGRLSGIVAAVLLLCFILFTASLIEMIPLAALVGVMFMVVIGTFEWATFKLARRVPKQDFFVIVLVTVVTVFTDLAIAVAVGVIASALMFAWEHAKHIYAASHINPDGHKEYHIHGPIFFGSAANFLELFDAHHDPKEVIVDFARSRVADHSAIDAIETLAERYAAVGKTLHLRHLSQDCRALLQKAGSLVEINLKEDPTYKVASDVLAG; encoded by the coding sequence ATGTTTGAATTCCCTTCTTTCTCGCAGCACTCAATAAAAAATGATGTGTTATCTGGGTTGACGGTCGCACTGGCTCTGGTACCAGAAGCGGTGGCTTTTGCTTTTGTCGCGGGGGTCGACCCTATGGTTGGCCTTTATGCCGCGTTTATTGTCGGCCTGATTACCTCCATTTTTGGTGGTCGTCCCGGTATGATTTCTGGTGCAACCGGAGCAATGGCAGTGGTGATGGTGAGCTTAGTCGCAAGCCATGGTGTGCAGTATTTATTTGCCGCGATTCTTCTCACGGGTTTACTGCAAGTGGCAGCAGGCTTGTTTAAGTTAGGCAAATTTATTCGCATGGTACCGCATCCAGTGATGATTGGTTTTGTGAATGGACTAGCGATTGTGATTTTTCTAGCTCAACTCGGCCAATTTAAAGCTCCCGATCTCAACGGAGTCATGACTTGGCTACCACAAAAGGAATTGCTCCTCATGTTAGGGCTGGTTGCCTTAACGATGGCGATCATCCATTTTCTACCCAAACTCACCACCGCGATACCTTCTTCATTGGCAGCGATAGTCACTGTCACTCTGCTGGTTCAAGGTTTAGGCTTGGAAACTCGTACCGTCGTGGATTTTCTGCGGGCTATGTCTGGGAATGATGCGGCAACTCTTGCGGGCTCTCTTCCCTCTTTTTCGATTCCCGCGGTACCTCTGACTTGGGAAACCCTAACGATCATTTTCCCTTACGCTTTAATTCTCGCTGCGATTGGCTTGATAGAGTCACTGCTGACGCTGGCGGTTTTAGATGAAATGACTGGCACTCGCGGCCAATCCAACCGTGAGTGTATGGGGCAAGGCTTAGCCAATATCACCTGCTCCATGTTTGGTGCCATGGGTGGCTGCGCCATGATTGGGCAATCGATGATCAACGTTAACTCTGGTGGACGTGGTCGTCTATCGGGGATAGTCGCAGCCGTATTGCTGCTGTGCTTTATCCTGTTTACCGCTTCTTTGATTGAGATGATCCCGCTTGCGGCATTAGTCGGCGTCATGTTTATGGTGGTGATTGGCACTTTTGAATGGGCTACCTTCAAATTAGCGCGCCGAGTTCCGAAACAAGATTTCTTCGTCATTGTGTTGGTGACAGTGGTTACCGTGTTTACCGATTTAGCGATTGCGGTCGCAGTCGGTGTGATTGCCTCTGCGTTGATGTTTGCATGGGAGCACGCCAAACATATTTATGCAGCCAGCCATATCAATCCTGATGGGCATAAGGAATATCATATTCATGGCCCCATTTTCTTTGGGTCGGCCGCGAACTTCCTTGAATTGTTTGATGCGCACCATGATCCTAAAGAAGTGATTGTCGATTTCGCTCGCTCACGTGTGGCCGATCATTCAGCGATTGATGCGATAGAAACCTTAGCGGAACGTTATGCTGCCGTTGGTAAAACCTTGCACTTGCGCCATTTAAGTCAAGACTGCCGCGCTCTACTACAGAAAGCAGGCAGCTTAGTGGAAATCAACCTTAAAGAAGATCCAACCTACAAAGTCGCTAGTGATGTTTTGGCAGGATAA